CACCACGGTGGAGATCAGCGACACGGCCACCGTTCGGGTCGTGAAGCTCGTGATCGCCGAAGCGCTCGACCTGCTGGACGAGGTCGGCCTGGACGCGGTCAGCACAAGGGGGCTGGCGAAGCGGCTGGGTGTCGAGCAGCCGTCGCCGTACTGGCACTTCCGCAAGAAGGAAGAACTGCTCGGCGCCATGGCCCACGCCGCGATGGCTCCGCACGCGACGGCCCCGCTACCGACGGCGTCGGACGACTGGCGCGAGTGGTTCCTCGAAAACACGCGCAGCTTCCGGCGAACGCTGCTGATGCACCGCGACGGCGCGCGGCTGCACGCCGGCAGCTTCCCGGGAGAACCGGACCTCTCCCGGATCCACCACAAAATGGCGTTCCTCGTCGCATCCGGCGTGCCTGAGCGCGACGCCCAGGTGGCGATGATGTCGTGCAACCACTTCACCATCGGCAGCGTCCTGGAGCAACAGGCGGAGTCCCACCGAGGCGACGGCCCGGACCCCGGCTCGGGACTCCCGGTACTGGATCCCGACTCGGCGTTCGAGGACGGACTGGCGCTGATCCTGGACGGCTTGACGCACCGCATCCTCCGCACACACCGCTGAGGAACCGCGCGGACACGGCGGGGCGTCGCCCCTGACACGCCCTGGTTGCTCGTCAAGGTGTGATGCAGGCGAGGCGCCCGGCGCACTGATCGAGCAAGTTCTCGCTTACCGGCCACGGGAAGTCGGGCACGGAGTGCAGCAGGCTGACGTAGCCGTGCAGCGCAGTCCACAGGAGCGTCGCGTCACCCTGCGGGTCGATGCTGATCGACCGGCCGGCCGCGACACACGCGTCGATGGCCTGCACGAGCAGACCGAAGGCGCGCGCGCCCGGCATCGTCTCCACCGGCTTCGGGGCCACGGGGCCGGCTTCCACCGGCCGGTCCCGACTGAACAACAAACG
This window of the Amycolatopsis balhimycina FH 1894 genome carries:
- a CDS encoding TetR/AcrR family transcriptional regulator C-terminal domain-containing protein, with amino-acid sequence MAGTEHPEPDTRILERGLGDYVRAVAAAVGVPDESTTVEISDTATVRVVKLVIAEALDLLDEVGLDAVSTRGLAKRLGVEQPSPYWHFRKKEELLGAMAHAAMAPHATAPLPTASDDWREWFLENTRSFRRTLLMHRDGARLHAGSFPGEPDLSRIHHKMAFLVASGVPERDAQVAMMSCNHFTIGSVLEQQAESHRGDGPDPGSGLPVLDPDSAFEDGLALILDGLTHRILRTHR